A single region of the Raphanus sativus cultivar WK10039 chromosome 1, ASM80110v3, whole genome shotgun sequence genome encodes:
- the LOC108838752 gene encoding proton pump-interactor 4, with product MGSTKSLPSLSVVLLPKHLLEQMGSSPVSICDARRLVIGKSNGDLSSRETTEEEDYAVLFSGEEEGEWCGENRFCFYFVKQFAYDDPEIKAKIDEADNEIYNCNSERIHIANSLKAKRAERLSLVASLESLTMDQEVNSLRERLSEVNMEMELLDAQLGRVIDQRDRAFQRIKFLRIQRDKGNAAFFQSRVVMKKAIELAASGNFRDLEELANSEVDKFMSRWNNDKAFREDYKKRILPSLDERIRSSESDVDTEDRDETVGNMEIEFKRFSNEEEEEEEEEESDEKEEEETLKEKKREEQLEKAKLAMERKRKLHEKAAARAAARDKKEAEKKLKELEKRAKKKKKDLERTPETVTEGSEQEKNSKEKPLNGRSASCKQRSLRYRHHKKGNDTVPKAILKRRRAHRLWVWSVFSAALALALALFIVFYYLR from the exons ATGGGATCAACAAAAAGTCTGCCCTCTCTCTCTGTCGTACTACTTCCGAAACATCTTCTC GAGCAAATGGGTTCTTCTCCGGTTTCAATCTGCGATGCGCGACGGCTTGTAATCGGGAAGTCAAACGGAGATCTGTCGTCGAGAGAGACAACGGAGGAAGAAGACTACGCTGTGTTGTTCTCCGGTGAGGAGGAAGGAGAGTGGTGTGGAGAGAATCGTTTTTGTTTCTACTTTGTTAAGCAGTTTGCTTACGATGACCCTGAGATTAAGGCTAAGATCGATGAAGCTGATAATGAGATTTATAATTGTAACAGTGAGAGGATTCACATTGCTAACAGTTTGAAAgccaaaagg GCTGAGAGATTGTCTTTGGTTGCTTCGTTGGAGAGTTTGACAATGGATCAAGAAGTTAACAGCTTGAGGGAGAGGTTAAGTGAGGTTAACATGGAGATGGAGTTGTTGGATGCTCAATTGGGTCGTGTGATTGATCAAAGAGACAGAGCCTTTCAAAGGATTAAGTTCTTGAGGATCCAACGAGACAAAggg aatgCTGCGTTTTTCCAGAGCCGTGTTGTCATGAAGAAGGCTATAGAGTTAGCTGCTTCTGGAAACTTTAGAGATCTTGAAGAGCTTGCTAACTCCGAG GTTGATAAATTTATGTCTCGTTGGAACAATGACAAAGCTTTTAGGGAGGATTACAAGAAAAGAATCTTGCCTTCACTTGATGAGCGGATTAGGAGCTCAGAAAGTGATGTAGATACTGAGGATAGAGATGAAACAGTGGGGAACATGGAAATAGAATTCAAGAGGTTTAGtaatgaggaggaggaggaggaggaggaggaggagagtgatgagaaggaggaagaagagactTTGAAGGAGAAGAAACGAGAAGAGCAGCTAGAGAAAGCTAAACTAGCGATGGAAAGGAAAAGGAAGCTACATGAGAAAGCTGCTGCTAGAGCTGCCGCAAGAGATAAGAAGGAAGCTGAGAAGAAACTCAAGGAGCTTGAGAAgagagctaagaagaagaagaaggatctAGAGAGAACGCCAGAGACAGTCACTGAGGGATCAGAGCAGGAGAAGAATAGTAAGGAGAAACCACTAAATGGGAGATCAGCGAGTTGTAAACAGAGAAGTCTTAGGTACAGACATCACAAGAAAGGAAACGACACTGTTCCTAAAGCCATCTTAAAGCGTAGAAGAGCTCACAGGTTATGGGTTTGGAGTGTTTTCTCTGCTGCACTTGCGCTCGCTCTAGCTCTCTTCATTGTCTTCTATTACCTTCGATAA
- the LOC108859995 gene encoding protein GRIM REAPER produces MVIKIPNTFIKTTSLLSLILYILITTTSNPHSVLADEVTDEEDPEFYILDETPTILSNATVSSKTRLLVSQYKKIKKGMKCHVESYNICNGVKANNGTSLLHCCKRHCRNILGDMNNCGRCGHKCGFGQRCCGGVCTYVNFNPNHCGKCTRKCKSGVKCEYGYCGYA; encoded by the coding sequence ATGGTCATTAAGATTCCTAATACTTTCATTAAAACCACCTCACTTCTCTCCTTAATCCTATACATCCTAATAACAACAACATCGAATCCCCATTCAGTTTTAGCTGATGAAGTTACCGACGAAGAAGACCCCGAGTTTTACATTCTTGATGAAACTCCCACGATACTCTCAAACGCGACAGTTTCATCCAAAACTAGATTGCTAGTTTCTCAATACAAGAAGATCAAGAAGGGAATGAAATGTCACGTGGAGAGTTACAACATTTGCAATGGAGTAAAAGCTAACAATGGCACTAGCCTATTGCATTGCTGCAAGAGGCATTGTCGAAATATTCTTGGAGACATGAATAACTGCGGTCGATGCGGCCACAAATGCGGTTTTGGGCAGCGTTGTTGCGGTGGTGTTTGCACGTACGTTAACTTTAACCCTAACCATTGTGGGAAGTGCACTAGAAAGTGTAAGTCCGGGGTTAAGTGTGAGTATGGATATTGTGGGtatgcttaa